One genomic segment of Catalinimonas alkaloidigena includes these proteins:
- a CDS encoding transposase yields the protein MQTNKNNLTDHPNLLQLTSLHPAEFMDLLSVFAPLCRNYFQHYDLEGNPRRIPKFKDDTRCSLPGSGQKLLFILIYMKENPRQHFHGQLFRVQQPRVSKWIKVLLPLLERALGQLKVLPKRFGSALYAFLQTFTRYVLLMDATERPIPRSVDYERQKHEYSGKKKAHTVTNNLIVDQQDQILFLSSTYPGSVHDKRLADEAGHCYPDNTVLIKDLGYQGYDLENISVLMPHKKTKNGELTQQQKQENTDISRIRVPVEHVMAGVKRLNIVREKVRLRFKDARDQVILIACGLHNMRTAARTS from the coding sequence ATGCAAACTAACAAAAATAACCTAACAGATCACCCTAATTTATTACAACTAACGAGTTTACATCCCGCTGAGTTTATGGATTTGCTTTCCGTCTTTGCCCCCTTGTGCCGCAACTACTTCCAGCATTATGATTTGGAGGGGAATCCCCGGCGTATCCCTAAGTTCAAAGACGATACACGGTGCAGTCTGCCAGGCAGCGGACAGAAACTACTTTTTATTCTGATTTATATGAAGGAAAATCCACGCCAACACTTTCATGGCCAACTTTTCAGGGTGCAACAACCCCGTGTGAGCAAATGGATCAAAGTGCTACTACCCCTGCTTGAAAGAGCATTAGGTCAGTTAAAAGTATTACCCAAACGCTTCGGCAGTGCCTTGTATGCGTTTTTACAGACCTTTACTCGTTATGTGCTACTTATGGATGCAACAGAACGCCCTATACCCCGCTCAGTGGACTATGAGCGGCAAAAGCATGAATACAGCGGTAAGAAGAAAGCCCATACCGTTACCAACAATCTAATTGTTGATCAGCAAGACCAAATCTTGTTTCTCAGTAGTACCTATCCAGGGAGTGTACATGACAAGAGGCTAGCTGATGAAGCGGGGCATTGTTATCCGGATAATACTGTGCTTATAAAGGATTTAGGCTATCAGGGTTATGATCTAGAAAACATTAGCGTGTTGATGCCTCATAAAAAAACCAAAAATGGTGAATTAACACAACAGCAGAAACAGGAAAATACAGATATAAGCCGAATCAGAGTGCCAGTAGAACATGTAATGGCAGGAGTGAAGAGGCTCAATATTGTCAGAGAAAAGGTGAGGTTACGTTTCAAAGATGCTCGTGATCAAGTCATACTCATCGCCTGTGGTTTACATAACATGAGAACTGCTGCTAGAACCTCTTAA